CATCGAGACGCTGCGCACGGTGTATCACCTGGTGAAAGAGCGTGGCTACACCATCCAAGGGGCCAAGGAGGTGCTCAAGAACAAGTCGGTGCAAACGAAGGACAAGATCGAAATCATTGAGTCGCTGGAGAAGGTGAAGGCTTTTCTGCAGGGAATCAAGAGCCAGCTGAACACCAAAGGCTAAGATTGCCGTAAGCGGCTACCATGGCGGAGGATCAGAAACTGTATGAGGTCGCACTAACGCGGCTGCCAGGCATCGGGGCGCAGCTGACACGGCTGTTGGTCAGTTACTGCGGCTCCCCAAAAGCCGTTTTCGCCACCCATGCGGGCAAGCTGCTGAAGATACCTGGCGTCGGAAACGGCGTGGCCCGGAATATCTTGGATGGTTCTAAAGGAGCTTTGCAGGAAGCAGAGCAGATTCTGAAGCAGGCCGAAGAACTGGACGTGCAACTGCTTTTCTATACCTCTCTCAACTATCCTGATCGCCTGAAACAAATTGCCGATGCGCCTACGCTGCTGTACTTCCGTGGCAATGGCAACCTCAACCAAAAGCGCATTGTCAGTATTGTGGGCACCCGCCAGGCAACCTCCTACGGCCAAACGGTGACAGAGCGGATTGTGGAGGATCTAAGGCCGCATCACGTGATGGTGGTCAGTGGTTTAGCCTACGGAATCGACATTATGGCGCACAGGGCGGCGCTCCAGGCGGGGCTGCCCACCATCGGCGTCATGGCCAGCGGACCGGACATTATATATCCGGCCATCCACCGCAAATATGCCGAGCGCATGCTCACCCAGGGCGGTCTGCTGACGGAGGGTGTTTTCGGCACGAAACCTGATGCGCCGCGCTTCCCCGCCCGCAACCGCATCATCGCGGGCATGTCGGACTGCACTATTGTGGTGGAGGCGGCCCTGAAAAGCGGCACTTTAATTACAGCAGACATCGCCCACAGCTACGACAAAGAAGTGATGGCTGTGCCGGGCAACATTACTTCCCCCGTCTCGGAGGGCCCAAATTTCCTGATAAAGTCGATGAAGGCTGCCGCCTATACATCGCCACAGGACCTGGTGGAGTTGCTGAACTGGGATCTGGAGGATGCCGCCACAGCCCGGACGAAGGCTAAAGCTGCCGCCGTGTTCGACCCCGCTGATTACAGCGAGGATGAACTGAAAGTGCTGCAGGTATTACAGCAGTCGCGGGAGGAGCAGATGGACAACCTGAGCTGGAAAGCGCAGGTGCCGGTGAGTCTTTTGGCCTCTGTGCTGCTGGGGCTTGAGTTTAAAGGTGTGGTAAAGGCGATGCCGGGCAAGAAGTTTATGCTGCTGGTTTAAATTTTGAATCAGCGGTTGAGTGAATTAATTTTGAATAAATGACTTTTGAATAACTGAATATAGCCTACCGCTCATTCTGGAAGCTATTAATCCCGGACGCGCTGCGCAAAATAAAAATTTACTGCATGGGGATTTCCACAGGATACGCTTGATAGATTTTATATATAATATTCACTCATTCGCTCCATCACTCATTCAAAATCCATTCACAAATTCACTCATTGAGGATTCAATTATTCAAAATTCAAAGCTCATTCACTACTCCAGGCTGTGCTTCCGGTCTGCAATCACTTTATCAAAATCCCACTCTACCCGCGCTTTGAAGGGGTGCCGGCGCACCGCACAGGTTTCTAACTTGGTGCAGACAGAACAGGACGATTCAATACACGGGTCCGTATGAATAAACAGCTCGATGCTGGGGTCGATCTTTTCACGTACCACCCTGGCGACGGCCTCTACCTCGTCATGCGCCTCCAGCACGTTCAGATACCACGGCACGGTTAAATGGCAGTCGATGTGCAGCGTGGAGCCGTATTTGATGACGCGCAGGTTGTGGATGTCGATCCAGTTCTCGCGGCGGTTCTCGTTCAGCACCTTCACAATCTCCTTCAGTAGCGCATAATCGGCCTCATCCATAATGCCTGCTACCGAAGCCCTGAGAATCCGCGAGCCGGTTACGGCAATAATCCCCCCAAAAATAATGGCTACCACGCTATCGAGCCATACCAGCCCGGTGAGGTAGATCAGCACCAGACCGACCAGAATGCCTGCTGTGGAGTAAGCGTCGGACATGAGGTGCTTGCCGCCTGCCTCCAGCACCATCGATTTGGAAAGCTTCCCCTTGCGGGAGGTGATATAGCCTACGCCGTAGTTGATAATACCTGACACGGCGATAAGCAAAATACCGATGTCCAGCTTTTGGATCGGGACAGGCTCGATCAGGTTATATATAGATTTGAGAATGATGATGCCTCCCGCCACCAGAATCAGTGAGCCTTCCAGCGTGGCCGCGATAAATTCTATTTTGCCGTGCCCATAGGGGTGGTTCTCGTCGCGGGGGCGGGCAGACAGGATGAGGCTGTAGAGCGAAAAGCCGCCAGCCACCACATTGATGATGGACTCCAGCGCATCGGTCAGGATGGCATTGGAGTTTGTCAGGAAGAAGGCGAAGAACTTGGCCAGCAGCAGCAGCACGCCCACCGCCACCACCATCAGTTGCAGTCTTATATTCTCACTCTGATTCTTAAGTTTCCCGAACACGCGTCTCTTTCTCCTGAAGATAAACCTGATCACAAACAATTCCTGCCGGATATGTTTGAGGGGAATAAAGGTAACAGAATAGGTTGTGAAAGTCTAACCGAATGAGCCGTGGCGGGAGATATTCGATAAGTCCCGCAGAAAGGCAGTTATATATAGAGAAAAAGGACTGTAGAGATATCAAAACCATTCGGGTTTCTAACCAATCATATCGCTCAGATCCAGCCAGTTCGGGTTCATCGACTCAATGAGGCGCAGGACGGTATCCTCCCCGCCGCGCATGATTTCCTGCTCCCGGTTGCGGGCGATTTCTTCTCTCTCGTAATGCTCGTAATACACCAGCCGGGGCATTTCCTTTACAGCGGCCACACCGGAGGAGGCCTCTCCGCTTATTTCCCGCACCTGCTTCTGTAAATCTCCGGCAACACCTACCTGCACGCTGTTGTGGGGGGCGGTGCCAAAAATATAGACATAATAATGTGGTTGTATAGCTACCATGTTTGTTTTTTTATTTGCGGTTGCGCCAGGCCGTTTGGTTCAAAAGCAGCACAACTGCCTCTGCTTCTTTCAACGCCGGCGCAGTCAGCTTATTGCAGACTAACGGGGCGCGTTCATTATTGGTTTAACCCCAGGCGCCTGGCGTCGTTTATAGTTTATATGGCGCGCAGCAGGCAGCGCCTCACGCGGAAGCCACCGTTGAACCCGCTGCATTTGCGCGGGATTATCTGGTAAGGTGGGCTCTCCGGCTGCTGGCCAGGCAGGCTCTAAACCATATATCCTATATATAATTTTACTTGAAAAGGACGATGCCACTCAACCCCAAGCTGACAAAAGTGCTCGAAAAAAGATATGAGCCGCAGGAGCGGTACGACCAGAAGCTGCTCGGCAAAGACATCACTTTCGTGACAAACGAACACGGAGAGCCGGTGACGTTGTTTATCGGCCAGCGGCGGGAGGATGGCAGCATTGCCGGGGAGCGCTACGTGCGCCGCATTGTGCGGGAGCCCTACAGCCTGGAGATTCAGAAGAGCCACTGGGAGAATAAAGGCAAAGTAGGCCGGGGCTAAGGGGTGCTAAAGTTCGTCCATGTCAAAGTCCTGGCCTTTGCCGTACTTCACGAGGTCGTGCAGCAGGTATATATCCAGTGTGTTGAGGTCCTTGACTTTGTACGCCCCTTCCTCCGGCATTTCCACCACCTGAAACTCAAATGACTCGCCGTAGTTGGTGAGCCGGTATTTCTTTCCGCGCCGGAGGTTGTCCATGGATATCGCCATCGCTGCTGCCTTTCACTTTTTCAATTTCAGGTTTCTGCAAATATACGTGATGCACACCGTTTATGAACGGCACGAACGGAAGTATATGCCTGCCGCGGCCTCAGGCGGAATGACTTTTCTTTATATTTGTGAAAAAAGGAAACGGTGCTGGAGATTATATATGAGGATGCGCAATATGTAGCCATTAACAAGCCGAATGGTTTGCTGGTACACCGCACGCGCATTGCCGAGGAGAAAAAGGAATTTGCCCTGCAGCAGCTGCGCGACCAGCTAGGCTATCACCTCTATCCAGTACACCGCCTCGACCGCGGCACTTCCGGCGTGCTGCTCTTCGCAAAAACGCCGGAGGCGGCGGTTCCCCTGATGAAAGCTTTTGGGCAGCGCCAACCCGATAAAATCTACCTGGCCATTGTGCGGGGATATACACCCGAGAGCGGCTCCATCGACAGCCCTATCCGCCCCGACAAAGACCACCGGCACAAGGAGCCGCAGGAGGCCATCACCCATTACAGCCGCTTGGCTACCATAGAACTGCCCATTCCCGTCGGACCCTACCTGACGGCCCGCTACAGCCTTGTCAGGATAAAGCCGGAGACAGGCCGGATGCACCAGATACGCAAGCATTTCGCGCATATCCGGCACTATATAGTGGGCGACAAGCGCCATGGCGACTGGCGGCACAACAGAATGTTTGAGGAGGAACTGAACAGCCCCCACCTGTTGCTCCATGCAGCGGCACTTACCTTTCAGCAGCCTTTCACGGGAGCAACGGTAAAGGTGAAGGCGCCATTGCCGGAGAACATGCGCCGCCTGTGCCACCAGTTTGGCTGGAGCAATGTGCTGGCTAATGAGGGAGCGCTCCCCCAGCCGGTTCCGTCCGTTACAGACTAAGCACGCGCCGCACCAGCTCCACCTGCGTGCGCGCCACCATGTCGTTGTGCGGGTCAGCGTTCAGCACCATCAGCAGGTAGGCCATCGGCGACAGCCGCCAATCCTGCACCACTTTCCCGCCCTGCGAGCGAAAAACGACCTTGAAGTTCTCGCGCAGCGGCAGGTGCATGCTGTGGCACACTTCCGTGGCGCGTCTTACTGCCTGCCCCAGTTCGGTAATGCTCGCGCAGCCGCGCTGCTGCAGCAGGTCGGAGGCGTAGCAGGTCAGTTCCCGGTCTGCCAGGCTGTCTATAAAGTCATTCAGCCGGCTGTAGGTTTGCGGTCGATCAATGGTCATCAACATAGGCACAGTGATTAAGCTTGTTTATATGGGACGGGTGCCGCTATACTGCCTTCGCCTGCCTGATGTCGCGCAGCTTCTCCAGCAACTGGCGTTCCTCCGTGCTCAGGTGCGTAGGCAGGGTCACTTCTATTTTTACGTAAAGGTCGCCGAACTGGTCGGCTTTGCCATATATGGGCATGCCCTTGCCCCGCAGCCGCAGCGACTTGCCTGGCTGCGTACCCGCCGGAATGGTCAGCTTCAGCTGGCCGCTCATGGTGTTTACATGGGCCTGCCCGCCCAGAATGGCCGTGTACATGTCCACCGGCAGGTTCGTGTAGAGGTCATCGCCCCGCCGCTCGAAGCGCGGGTCGGGCTGCACACGCACGTTTATATATAAATCGCCGCTGGTGCCGCCGCCTGCGGCCTGTCCGCCTTTGCCTTTGATGCGGAGCTGCTGGCCGTCGGCCACGCCGGGTTTGGTGGTGATGCGCAGTTGCTGGTTGTGGAGGTTTATCAGCCGGGAAGTGCCGCTGTATGCCTCCTGCAGCGTAATTTCCAGTTCCGCTTGGTAGTCCTGGCCTTTGCGCGGCTGGCTTCTGCCTCTGCCCGCCTGCCCGAAACCGGCGCCTCCGCCCCCACCAAAAAACTGCTGGAAGAAGTCGGAGAAGCCCCCGCCGCCACCTCCGCCGAACATGTCGCTGAAGTCGCCCTCGTAATAACCGCCGCCGGGCTGGCTCTGATACTGTCCGCCGCCTGCCCCGGCGTTCTGGAACTGCCGCCAGTTGGCGCCCAACTGGTCGTACTGCTGGCGCTTTTCCTTATCGCCCAGCACCTCGTAGGCTTCGCTTATATCCTTGAATTTTTCCTCTGCGGTTTTGTCGCCTTTGTTTTTGTCGGGGTGGTACTTCTTGGCCAGGCTGCGGTACGCCTTTTTTATATCGGCCTGCGAAGCAGTTTTATCCACCCCAAGAATACTATAATAGTCTTTATAGTCCATCTGGTACCTGGTTTTTAAACAGCAATCATCTTTTCTGGTTTAACGAGATCAGCTAGTGGAGGTTAACAGGAAAATTCCGCCAAAAGAAGAAGCACCGCTTTAGGCGGTGCTTCGGGTACTGGTTGTGCTGCCGGGCATCAGATAGTGTCCGTCACGACGAGCAGGGCATATATAACTCCCGGAACCCAGAACAGCAGCGTGAGGATAACGCTGATCCAGAACGAGGTGTCGATGCCATCGTGCAGGAACACGGCCAGCGGCGGCAACAGTATCGCCAGAATGATCTCGACAATGGAAGCGCCTCCGCCACTCTGCCGGAACGCCTCTTTCATCTCCCGCTTCAGGTCCTTTTTCTCTGCTTTCGTCATATCGGCGAGCCGCTCTTTGGCCATTGTCAGGGCCTCTGCCTCAGCCACTGTCATCTCCCGCTTTTCGAGCGCGATGCCCTCTGTTACAGCTGGCGCTTTTACCACCTCAGCGGTTTTGTTGCCGATTACGGCCGGGCTTGGCGCTGCGGTGCTTGCCTCCAGTACCGGAGCAGGCGGTACAGCTTGCTCCTCAACAGCGGCCAGCGTTCGCTCCTGCGCTACAGGAATGGTTATAACTGGCTCCGCCGCAGGGGCTGGTTTATCCTTCGCCGTGTTATAGGCTTCGGGTTTTGTGGCGGAGAAACGGTAGTACTCGGCGGAGCTACAGCCAAACAGCATCTGGCCCACGAGCAGCACGGCAACGGCGTGTAGTAAATTTTTACTTTTCATAGTTTTGGTTTTTAAATGTAAGGATTATGCTTTAAAGTTAAAACACCTTTTGTGCCTGCCGCACATGTCTCTCCTACGCTGCAAAAGGCCGCTTTCTTTACTGTACAATACTATATATAAACTGTTTTTGTTCTCCTGGCTGCAGTTTTTACTCGTTTCATCCCTACTATTCCACGTCGGTGTTGCGGTAGGGCTGCAGCGTATGTTGCAAACTTTGCCTGATCAGGTGCCGCAGGCGCCGCCACTGCTGCTGATCGCCGGTGGCGAATTTCTGGTTCACCTCCAGTTCGATGCCCATATAT
This window of the Pontibacter russatus genome carries:
- a CDS encoding MerR family transcriptional regulator gives rise to the protein MPYKEREIEKQYYTIGEVAAQFDVAPSLIRFWETEFEQLKPKKNKKGNRQYTPKDIETLRTVYHLVKERGYTIQGAKEVLKNKSVQTKDKIEIIESLEKVKAFLQGIKSQLNTKG
- a CDS encoding DnaJ C-terminal domain-containing protein: MDYKDYYSILGVDKTASQADIKKAYRSLAKKYHPDKNKGDKTAEEKFKDISEAYEVLGDKEKRQQYDQLGANWRQFQNAGAGGGQYQSQPGGGYYEGDFSDMFGGGGGGGFSDFFQQFFGGGGGAGFGQAGRGRSQPRKGQDYQAELEITLQEAYSGTSRLINLHNQQLRITTKPGVADGQQLRIKGKGGQAAGGGTSGDLYINVRVQPDPRFERRGDDLYTNLPVDMYTAILGGQAHVNTMSGQLKLTIPAGTQPGKSLRLRGKGMPIYGKADQFGDLYVKIEVTLPTHLSTEERQLLEKLRDIRQAKAV
- a CDS encoding pseudouridine synthase — encoded protein: MLEIIYEDAQYVAINKPNGLLVHRTRIAEEKKEFALQQLRDQLGYHLYPVHRLDRGTSGVLLFAKTPEAAVPLMKAFGQRQPDKIYLAIVRGYTPESGSIDSPIRPDKDHRHKEPQEAITHYSRLATIELPIPVGPYLTARYSLVRIKPETGRMHQIRKHFAHIRHYIVGDKRHGDWRHNRMFEEELNSPHLLLHAAALTFQQPFTGATVKVKAPLPENMRRLCHQFGWSNVLANEGALPQPVPSVTD
- the dprA gene encoding DNA-processing protein DprA is translated as MAEDQKLYEVALTRLPGIGAQLTRLLVSYCGSPKAVFATHAGKLLKIPGVGNGVARNILDGSKGALQEAEQILKQAEELDVQLLFYTSLNYPDRLKQIADAPTLLYFRGNGNLNQKRIVSIVGTRQATSYGQTVTERIVEDLRPHHVMVVSGLAYGIDIMAHRAALQAGLPTIGVMASGPDIIYPAIHRKYAERMLTQGGLLTEGVFGTKPDAPRFPARNRIIAGMSDCTIVVEAALKSGTLITADIAHSYDKEVMAVPGNITSPVSEGPNFLIKSMKAAAYTSPQDLVELLNWDLEDAATARTKAKAAAVFDPADYSEDELKVLQVLQQSREEQMDNLSWKAQVPVSLLASVLLGLEFKGVVKAMPGKKFMLLV
- a CDS encoding GIY-YIG nuclease family protein; the protein is MVAIQPHYYVYIFGTAPHNSVQVGVAGDLQKQVREISGEASSGVAAVKEMPRLVYYEHYEREEIARNREQEIMRGGEDTVLRLIESMNPNWLDLSDMIG
- a CDS encoding YqaE/Pmp3 family membrane protein, whose protein sequence is MKSKNLLHAVAVLLVGQMLFGCSSAEYYRFSATKPEAYNTAKDKPAPAAEPVITIPVAQERTLAAVEEQAVPPAPVLEASTAAPSPAVIGNKTAEVVKAPAVTEGIALEKREMTVAEAEALTMAKERLADMTKAEKKDLKREMKEAFRQSGGGASIVEIILAILLPPLAVFLHDGIDTSFWISVILTLLFWVPGVIYALLVVTDTI
- a CDS encoding cation diffusion facilitator family transporter, coding for MFGKLKNQSENIRLQLMVVAVGVLLLLAKFFAFFLTNSNAILTDALESIINVVAGGFSLYSLILSARPRDENHPYGHGKIEFIAATLEGSLILVAGGIIILKSIYNLIEPVPIQKLDIGILLIAVSGIINYGVGYITSRKGKLSKSMVLEAGGKHLMSDAYSTAGILVGLVLIYLTGLVWLDSVVAIIFGGIIAVTGSRILRASVAGIMDEADYALLKEIVKVLNENRRENWIDIHNLRVIKYGSTLHIDCHLTVPWYLNVLEAHDEVEAVARVVREKIDPSIELFIHTDPCIESSCSVCTKLETCAVRRHPFKARVEWDFDKVIADRKHSLE